In Ornithorhynchus anatinus isolate Pmale09 chromosome 17, mOrnAna1.pri.v4, whole genome shotgun sequence, the following proteins share a genomic window:
- the STYXL1 gene encoding serine/threonine/tyrosine-interacting-like protein 1 isoform X2, producing the protein MSKIVLCEPTELYNILNQTTKLSRLTEPNYLCLLDARTRREYNESHVITARRVKQKGNEYLPPESVDLECVKYCVIYDGNTSSLEDFCDLDEDEEEEDEGDDEDYQGPVLGAAVECARVLKHITCHPVYILKGGYERFSSAYHFLRSQKEFWLPQELDAFQPYPVEIVPGQIFLGDFRQACDPQIQKDLKIKAHVNISLEAGPFFTEDKNKLLHIAVDDSPEEDLLSSFAYISHFIEAHVGLGSVILVFSRRGISRSCAAIVAYLMHKERQTLKRSWAQLLKCKANMRPNRGFVQQLSDWEKRIHGTTITDISDPRY; encoded by the exons ATGTCCAAGATAGTTCTGTGTGAGCCGACGGAGCTTTACAACATCCTGAACCAGACCACGAAGCTCTCTAGGCTAACAGAACCCAACTACCTCTGTTTACTGG ATGCCCGTACCCGGAGGGAATACAATGAGAGTCATGTGATCACCGCCCGGAGGGTGAAGCAG AAGGGGAACGAATACCTGCCTCCGGAATCGGTTGACCTGGAGTGCGTGAAGTACTGCGTCATATACGACGGTAACACGAGCTCCCTGGAGGACTTCTGTGACCTGgatgaagacgaggaggaggaggacgagggagacGACGAGGATTACCAAG GGCCTGTCCTGGGGGCGGCCGTCGAATGTGCCCGAGTCCTGAAACACATCACTTGCCACCCGGTCTACATCCTCAAGGGCGGCTATGAGCGATTCTCCTCCGCCTACCACTTCCTCCGCTCCCAGAAGGAGTTCTGGTTGCCCCAG GAACTGGACGCATTCCAGCCGTATCCCGTGGAGATCGTGCCGGGCCAGATATTCCTGGGAGACTTCAGGCAGGCCTGCGATCCGCAGATCCAGAAGGATCTGAAGATCAAAGCCCACGTCAACATCTCCCTGGAAGCGGGACCCTT TTTCACAGAGGACAAAAACAAACTCCTTCACATCGCCGTGGATGATTCGCCCGAGGAAGACCTCCTGTCCTCCTTTGCCTACATTTCCCATTTCATAG AGGCTCACGTCGGCCTGGGGTCGGTGATCCTGGTTTTCTCGAGGAGGGGCATAAGTCGAAGCTGTGCCGCCATCGTGGCCTACCTCATGCACAAGGAACGGCAGACCTTGAAG AGGTCGTGGGCGCAGCTGCTGAAGTGCAAAGCTAACATGCGGCCCAACCGGGGCTTCGTGCAACAGCTGTccgactgggagaagaggatccACGGGACCACCATCACCGACATCTCCGACCCGCGCTACTGA
- the STYXL1 gene encoding serine/threonine/tyrosine-interacting-like protein 1 isoform X4: MKTRRRRTRETTRITKELDAFQPYPVEIVPGQIFLGDFRQACDPQIQKDLKIKAHVNISLEAGPFFTEDKNKLLHIAVDDSPEEDLLSSFAYISHFIEAHVGLGSVILVFSRRGISRSCAAIVAYLMHKERQTLKRSWAQLLKCKANMRPNRGFVQQLSDWEKRIHGTTITDISDPRY; this comes from the exons atgaagacgaggaggaggaggacgagggagacGACGAGGATTACCAAG GAACTGGACGCATTCCAGCCGTATCCCGTGGAGATCGTGCCGGGCCAGATATTCCTGGGAGACTTCAGGCAGGCCTGCGATCCGCAGATCCAGAAGGATCTGAAGATCAAAGCCCACGTCAACATCTCCCTGGAAGCGGGACCCTT TTTCACAGAGGACAAAAACAAACTCCTTCACATCGCCGTGGATGATTCGCCCGAGGAAGACCTCCTGTCCTCCTTTGCCTACATTTCCCATTTCATAG AGGCTCACGTCGGCCTGGGGTCGGTGATCCTGGTTTTCTCGAGGAGGGGCATAAGTCGAAGCTGTGCCGCCATCGTGGCCTACCTCATGCACAAGGAACGGCAGACCTTGAAG AGGTCGTGGGCGCAGCTGCTGAAGTGCAAAGCTAACATGCGGCCCAACCGGGGCTTCGTGCAACAGCTGTccgactgggagaagaggatccACGGGACCACCATCACCGACATCTCCGACCCGCGCTACTGA
- the TMEM120A gene encoding ion channel TACAN has protein sequence MEPPRVASVSACLRDWDELQRDFADLQDTHKQYRQKLEELTKLQNSCSNSIARQKKWLKALALTLKACKPSTLGEEKQELAQELQSQIKERQSVFFDMEAYLPKKNGLYLNLVLGSVNVTLLDKQAKFAYKDEYEKFKLYLTILLLITSFSCRFLLNSRVTDSAFNFLLVWYYCTLTIRESILINNGSKIKGWWVSHHYISTFLSGVMLTWPDGPMYQKFRNQFLSFSMYQSFVQFLQYYYQSGCLYRLRALGERHNMDLTVEGFQSWMWRGLTFLLPFLFFGHFWQLFNAVTLFQLAREPQCHEWQVLMCGLPFLFLFLGNFFTTLRVVHQKFHSQHAAKTK, from the exons ATGGAGCCGCCGCGCGTCGCCTCGGTGTCCGCCTGCCTGAGGGACTGGGACGAACTGCAGCGAGACTTCGCCGACCTCCAG gacacCCACAAGCAGTACCGGCAGAAGCTCGAGGAGCTGACCAAGCTGCAGAACAGCTGCTCCAACTCCATCGCCAGGCAGAAGAAGTGGCTGAAGGCTCTGGCGCTGACCCTGAAAGC gtgCAAACCCTCTAccctgggggaggagaagcaggagctgGCCCAGGAGCTGCAGAGCCAGATCAAGGAGAGGCAGAGCGTCTTCTTCGACATGGAGGCCTACCTGCCCAAGAAGAACGG GTTGTACCTGAACCTGGTCCTGGGCAGCGTCAACGTCACCCTCCTCGACAAGCAGGCCAa gTTTGCCTACAAGGACGAGTATGAGAAATTCAAGCTCTacctcaccatcctcctcctcatcacctccttctcctgccgCTTTCTCCTCAACTCCAG GGTGACCGACTCAGCTTTCAACTTCCTGCTGGTCTGGTACTACTGTACCCTGACGATCCGGGAGAGCATCCTCATCAACAACGGCTCCAA GATCAAAGGCTGGTGGGTCTCCCACCATTACATCTCCACCTTCCTGTCGGGCGTCATGCTCACCTG gcccGACGGCCCCATGTACCAGAAATTCCGGAACCAGTTCCTGTCCTTCTCCATGTACCAGA GCTTCGTGCAGTTTCTCCAGTACTACTACCAGAGCGGCTGTCTGTACCGCTTGCGGGCGCTGGGAGAGAGGCACAACATGGATCTGACCGTGG aGGGTTTCCAGTCGTGGATGTGGAGAGGCCTCACTTTCTTgttgcccttcctcttcttcGGCCAT TTCTGGCAGCTGTTCAATGCCGTGACCCTGTTCCAGCTGGCGCGGGAGCCCCAGTGCCACGAGTGGCAG gtgCTGATGTgcggcctccccttcctcttcctcttcctcggcAACTTCTTCACCACCCTGCGCGTCGTCCACCAGAAGTTCCACAGCCAACACGCGGCCAAGACGAAGTga
- the STYXL1 gene encoding serine/threonine/tyrosine-interacting-like protein 1 isoform X1: MEMSKIVLCEPTELYNILNQTTKLSRLTEPNYLCLLDARTRREYNESHVITARRVKQKGNEYLPPESVDLECVKYCVIYDGNTSSLEDFCDLDEDEEEEDEGDDEDYQGPVLGAAVECARVLKHITCHPVYILKGGYERFSSAYHFLRSQKEFWLPQELDAFQPYPVEIVPGQIFLGDFRQACDPQIQKDLKIKAHVNISLEAGPFFTEDKNKLLHIAVDDSPEEDLLSSFAYISHFIEAHVGLGSVILVFSRRGISRSCAAIVAYLMHKERQTLKRSWAQLLKCKANMRPNRGFVQQLSDWEKRIHGTTITDISDPRY; the protein is encoded by the exons atg GAGATGTCCAAGATAGTTCTGTGTGAGCCGACGGAGCTTTACAACATCCTGAACCAGACCACGAAGCTCTCTAGGCTAACAGAACCCAACTACCTCTGTTTACTGG ATGCCCGTACCCGGAGGGAATACAATGAGAGTCATGTGATCACCGCCCGGAGGGTGAAGCAG AAGGGGAACGAATACCTGCCTCCGGAATCGGTTGACCTGGAGTGCGTGAAGTACTGCGTCATATACGACGGTAACACGAGCTCCCTGGAGGACTTCTGTGACCTGgatgaagacgaggaggaggaggacgagggagacGACGAGGATTACCAAG GGCCTGTCCTGGGGGCGGCCGTCGAATGTGCCCGAGTCCTGAAACACATCACTTGCCACCCGGTCTACATCCTCAAGGGCGGCTATGAGCGATTCTCCTCCGCCTACCACTTCCTCCGCTCCCAGAAGGAGTTCTGGTTGCCCCAG GAACTGGACGCATTCCAGCCGTATCCCGTGGAGATCGTGCCGGGCCAGATATTCCTGGGAGACTTCAGGCAGGCCTGCGATCCGCAGATCCAGAAGGATCTGAAGATCAAAGCCCACGTCAACATCTCCCTGGAAGCGGGACCCTT TTTCACAGAGGACAAAAACAAACTCCTTCACATCGCCGTGGATGATTCGCCCGAGGAAGACCTCCTGTCCTCCTTTGCCTACATTTCCCATTTCATAG AGGCTCACGTCGGCCTGGGGTCGGTGATCCTGGTTTTCTCGAGGAGGGGCATAAGTCGAAGCTGTGCCGCCATCGTGGCCTACCTCATGCACAAGGAACGGCAGACCTTGAAG AGGTCGTGGGCGCAGCTGCTGAAGTGCAAAGCTAACATGCGGCCCAACCGGGGCTTCGTGCAACAGCTGTccgactgggagaagaggatccACGGGACCACCATCACCGACATCTCCGACCCGCGCTACTGA
- the LOC103166048 gene encoding NADPH--cytochrome P450 reductase isoform X1, whose product MEDPAAPGTSGPEALAEEASSSLFGLTDVFLFSLIVGLLTYWLFYNKKKEEIPEFTKIPQVTSSAKESSFVEKMKKTGRNIIVFYGSQTGTAEEFANRLSKDAHRYGMRGMAADPEEYDLADLTSLSEIENSLAVFCMATYGEGDPTDNAQDFYDWLQETDVDLSGLRFAVFGLGNKTYEHFNAMGKYVDKRLEQLGAHRIFDLGMGDDDGNLEEDFITWREQFWPAMCEHFGVEATGEESSIRQYELAVHTDVNKTNVYTGEMGRLRSYQNQKPPFDAKNPFLATVTTNRQLNRGGERHLMHLELDISDSKIRYESGDHVAVYPANDPAIVEQIGEILGADLDLVISLNNLDEESNKKHPFPCPTSYRTALTYYLDITNPPRTNVLYELAQYASEPAEQEQLRKMASSSGEGKELYLHWVVEARRNILAILQDYPSLRPPVDHLCELLPRLQARYYSIASSSKVHPGSVHLCAVVVEYQTKAGRLNKGVATSWLKGKEPGANGHRATVPMYVRKSQFRLPFKPSTPVVMIGPGTGIAPFVGFIQERAWLRRQGKEVGDTVLYYGCRRADEDYLYREELAQFHRDGALTHLHVAFSRDQDHKIYVQHLMKENKAHLWKLIHEDNAHIYVCGDARNMARDVQNTFYEIVAEFGNLTQPQAVDYVKKLMTKGRYSLDVWS is encoded by the exons AACCTCCTCCGCCAAAGAGAGCAGCTTTGtggagaagatgaagaagacG GGGCGGAACATCATCGTGTTCTACGGGTCCCAGACGGGGACGGCGGAAGAGTTTGCTAATCGGCTGTCCAAGGATGCCCACCGCTACGGCATGCGGGGCATGGCGGCCGACCCCGAAGAGTACGACCTG gCCGACCTGACCAGCCTCTCGGAGATCGAGAACTCGCTGGCCGTGTTCTGCATGGCCACCTACGGGGAGGGCGACCCGACGGACAACGCCCAGGACTTCTACGACTGGCTGCAGGAGACGGACGTGGATCTCAGCGGGCTCAGATTTGCG gtGTTCGGTCTCGGGAACAAGACCTACGAGCACTTCAATGCCATGGGCAAGTACGTGGACAAGCGGCTGGAGCAGCTGGGCGCCCACAGGATCTTCGATCTGGGGATGGGCGACGACGACGGGAA CTTGGAGGAAGATTTTATCACCTGGCGGGAGCAGTTCTGGCCAGCCATGTGCGAGCACTTCGGGGTGGAAGCCACCGGAGAGGAGTCCAG CATCCGCCAGTACGAGCTGGCGGTCCACACGGACGTGAACAAGACCAACGTGTACACGGGCGAGATGGGCCGGCTGAGGAGCTACCAGAATCAGAAGCC CCCCTTTGATGCCAAGAACCCGTTCCTGGCCACGGTCACCACCAACCGGCAGCTCAACCGGGGCGGGGAGCGCCACCTCATGCACCTGGAACTGGACATCTCCGACTCCAAGATCAG gtACGAGTCCGGCGACCACGTCGCCGTCTACCCCGCCAACGACCCGGCCATCGTGGAGCAGATCGGCGAGATCCTGGGCGCGGACCTGGACCTGGTCATCTCCCTGAACAACCTGGACG AGGAGTCCAACAAGAAGCACCCGTTCCCCTGCCCCACGTCTTACCGCACCGCCCTCACCTACTACCTGGACATCACCAACCCCCCGCGCACCAACGTGCTCTACGAGCTGGCCCAGTACGCCAGCGAGCCCGCCGAGCAGGAGCAGCTGCGCAAGATGGCCTCGTCCTCCGGCGAGGGCAAg gagctgTACCTGCACTGGGTGGTGGAGGCTCGGAGGAACATCTTGGCCATCCTGCAAGACTACCCGTCCCTGCGGCCCCCCGTCGACCACCTGTGCGAGTTGCTGCCGCGCCTCCAGGCTCGCTACTACTCCATCGCCTCCTCCTCCAAG GTGCACCCCGGCTCCGTCCACCTCTGCGCCGTGGTCGTGGAGTACCAGACCAAGGCCGGCCGCCTCAACAAGGGCGTGGCCACCTCGTGGCTGAAGGGCAAGGAGCCCGGGGCCAACGGGCACAGGGCCACGGTGCCCATGTACGTGCGCAAGTCCCAGTTCCGCCTGCCCTTCAAGCCCAGCACGCCCGTCGTCATGATCGGGCCCGGCACCGGCATCGCCCCCTTCGTCGGCTTCATCCAGGAGCGGGCCTGGCTTAGGCGGCAGG GCAAAGAGGTGGGCGACACGGTGCTGTACTACGGCTGCCGGCGGGCGGACGAGGACTACCTGTACCGTGAGGAGCTGGCCCAGTTCCACCGCGACGGGGCCCTCACCCACCTCCACGTCGCCTTCTCCCGCGACCAGGACCACAAG atttACGTGCAGCACCTGATGAAGGAGAACAAGGCCCACCTGTGGAAACTCATCCACGAGGACAACGCCCACATCTACGTTTGCGG ggacgcCCGCAACATGGCTCGGGACGTGCAGAACACCTTCTACGAGATCGTGGCCGAGTTCGGGAACCTGACCCAGCCCCAGGCCGTGGACTACGTCAAGAAGCTGATGACCAAGGGACGCTACTCTCTGGACGTGTGGAGctag
- the LOC103166048 gene encoding NADPH--cytochrome P450 reductase isoform X2 → MGCASSGPREELPAEGRTSSAKESSFVEKMKKTGRNIIVFYGSQTGTAEEFANRLSKDAHRYGMRGMAADPEEYDLADLTSLSEIENSLAVFCMATYGEGDPTDNAQDFYDWLQETDVDLSGLRFAVFGLGNKTYEHFNAMGKYVDKRLEQLGAHRIFDLGMGDDDGNLEEDFITWREQFWPAMCEHFGVEATGEESSIRQYELAVHTDVNKTNVYTGEMGRLRSYQNQKPPFDAKNPFLATVTTNRQLNRGGERHLMHLELDISDSKIRYESGDHVAVYPANDPAIVEQIGEILGADLDLVISLNNLDEESNKKHPFPCPTSYRTALTYYLDITNPPRTNVLYELAQYASEPAEQEQLRKMASSSGEGKELYLHWVVEARRNILAILQDYPSLRPPVDHLCELLPRLQARYYSIASSSKVHPGSVHLCAVVVEYQTKAGRLNKGVATSWLKGKEPGANGHRATVPMYVRKSQFRLPFKPSTPVVMIGPGTGIAPFVGFIQERAWLRRQGKEVGDTVLYYGCRRADEDYLYREELAQFHRDGALTHLHVAFSRDQDHKIYVQHLMKENKAHLWKLIHEDNAHIYVCGDARNMARDVQNTFYEIVAEFGNLTQPQAVDYVKKLMTKGRYSLDVWS, encoded by the exons AACCTCCTCCGCCAAAGAGAGCAGCTTTGtggagaagatgaagaagacG GGGCGGAACATCATCGTGTTCTACGGGTCCCAGACGGGGACGGCGGAAGAGTTTGCTAATCGGCTGTCCAAGGATGCCCACCGCTACGGCATGCGGGGCATGGCGGCCGACCCCGAAGAGTACGACCTG gCCGACCTGACCAGCCTCTCGGAGATCGAGAACTCGCTGGCCGTGTTCTGCATGGCCACCTACGGGGAGGGCGACCCGACGGACAACGCCCAGGACTTCTACGACTGGCTGCAGGAGACGGACGTGGATCTCAGCGGGCTCAGATTTGCG gtGTTCGGTCTCGGGAACAAGACCTACGAGCACTTCAATGCCATGGGCAAGTACGTGGACAAGCGGCTGGAGCAGCTGGGCGCCCACAGGATCTTCGATCTGGGGATGGGCGACGACGACGGGAA CTTGGAGGAAGATTTTATCACCTGGCGGGAGCAGTTCTGGCCAGCCATGTGCGAGCACTTCGGGGTGGAAGCCACCGGAGAGGAGTCCAG CATCCGCCAGTACGAGCTGGCGGTCCACACGGACGTGAACAAGACCAACGTGTACACGGGCGAGATGGGCCGGCTGAGGAGCTACCAGAATCAGAAGCC CCCCTTTGATGCCAAGAACCCGTTCCTGGCCACGGTCACCACCAACCGGCAGCTCAACCGGGGCGGGGAGCGCCACCTCATGCACCTGGAACTGGACATCTCCGACTCCAAGATCAG gtACGAGTCCGGCGACCACGTCGCCGTCTACCCCGCCAACGACCCGGCCATCGTGGAGCAGATCGGCGAGATCCTGGGCGCGGACCTGGACCTGGTCATCTCCCTGAACAACCTGGACG AGGAGTCCAACAAGAAGCACCCGTTCCCCTGCCCCACGTCTTACCGCACCGCCCTCACCTACTACCTGGACATCACCAACCCCCCGCGCACCAACGTGCTCTACGAGCTGGCCCAGTACGCCAGCGAGCCCGCCGAGCAGGAGCAGCTGCGCAAGATGGCCTCGTCCTCCGGCGAGGGCAAg gagctgTACCTGCACTGGGTGGTGGAGGCTCGGAGGAACATCTTGGCCATCCTGCAAGACTACCCGTCCCTGCGGCCCCCCGTCGACCACCTGTGCGAGTTGCTGCCGCGCCTCCAGGCTCGCTACTACTCCATCGCCTCCTCCTCCAAG GTGCACCCCGGCTCCGTCCACCTCTGCGCCGTGGTCGTGGAGTACCAGACCAAGGCCGGCCGCCTCAACAAGGGCGTGGCCACCTCGTGGCTGAAGGGCAAGGAGCCCGGGGCCAACGGGCACAGGGCCACGGTGCCCATGTACGTGCGCAAGTCCCAGTTCCGCCTGCCCTTCAAGCCCAGCACGCCCGTCGTCATGATCGGGCCCGGCACCGGCATCGCCCCCTTCGTCGGCTTCATCCAGGAGCGGGCCTGGCTTAGGCGGCAGG GCAAAGAGGTGGGCGACACGGTGCTGTACTACGGCTGCCGGCGGGCGGACGAGGACTACCTGTACCGTGAGGAGCTGGCCCAGTTCCACCGCGACGGGGCCCTCACCCACCTCCACGTCGCCTTCTCCCGCGACCAGGACCACAAG atttACGTGCAGCACCTGATGAAGGAGAACAAGGCCCACCTGTGGAAACTCATCCACGAGGACAACGCCCACATCTACGTTTGCGG ggacgcCCGCAACATGGCTCGGGACGTGCAGAACACCTTCTACGAGATCGTGGCCGAGTTCGGGAACCTGACCCAGCCCCAGGCCGTGGACTACGTCAAGAAGCTGATGACCAAGGGACGCTACTCTCTGGACGTGTGGAGctag
- the STYXL1 gene encoding serine/threonine/tyrosine-interacting-like protein 1 isoform X3 — protein MEMSKIVLCEPTELYNILNQTTKLSRLTEPNYLCLLDARTRREYNESHVITARRVKQKGNEYLPPESVDLECVKYCVIYDGNTSSLEDFCDLDEDEEEEDEGDDEDYQGPVLGAAVECARVLKHITCHPVYILKGGYERFSSAYHFLRSQKEFWLPQELDAFQPYPVEIVPGQIFLGDFRQACDPQIQKDLKIKAHVNISLEAGPFFTEDKNKLLHIAVDDSPEEDLLSSFAYISHFIEAHVGLGSVILVFSRRGISRSCAAIVAYLMHKERQTLKTGELRPREMT, from the exons atg GAGATGTCCAAGATAGTTCTGTGTGAGCCGACGGAGCTTTACAACATCCTGAACCAGACCACGAAGCTCTCTAGGCTAACAGAACCCAACTACCTCTGTTTACTGG ATGCCCGTACCCGGAGGGAATACAATGAGAGTCATGTGATCACCGCCCGGAGGGTGAAGCAG AAGGGGAACGAATACCTGCCTCCGGAATCGGTTGACCTGGAGTGCGTGAAGTACTGCGTCATATACGACGGTAACACGAGCTCCCTGGAGGACTTCTGTGACCTGgatgaagacgaggaggaggaggacgagggagacGACGAGGATTACCAAG GGCCTGTCCTGGGGGCGGCCGTCGAATGTGCCCGAGTCCTGAAACACATCACTTGCCACCCGGTCTACATCCTCAAGGGCGGCTATGAGCGATTCTCCTCCGCCTACCACTTCCTCCGCTCCCAGAAGGAGTTCTGGTTGCCCCAG GAACTGGACGCATTCCAGCCGTATCCCGTGGAGATCGTGCCGGGCCAGATATTCCTGGGAGACTTCAGGCAGGCCTGCGATCCGCAGATCCAGAAGGATCTGAAGATCAAAGCCCACGTCAACATCTCCCTGGAAGCGGGACCCTT TTTCACAGAGGACAAAAACAAACTCCTTCACATCGCCGTGGATGATTCGCCCGAGGAAGACCTCCTGTCCTCCTTTGCCTACATTTCCCATTTCATAG AGGCTCACGTCGGCCTGGGGTCGGTGATCCTGGTTTTCTCGAGGAGGGGCATAAGTCGAAGCTGTGCCGCCATCGTGGCCTACCTCATGCACAAGGAACGGCAGACCTTGAAG acgggggaactgaggcccagagaaatgacgtga